The genomic region ATATGTTCTAGATTGATTTTGTGCAGCATGGTATACGTTTATTGTTTTCAATATACAAACAAATACAGAAACCGCTGGGTACCAAAAGCGGACTTCAAAACAGATTTTTTCATCTATTTTACGTAGATTTAATAAAAAACTGCGATGAAATGGATTTCCAGGGCTACTCTTCTATTTTATATCTTACTGTCATCTGCATGTTCAAAAGACAATGCTAACGATAAAAACGGGCCGCAAAATGAACGTATCGCAAATTTTACGGTTATTGGGGAAGATGCGGAAAACGTATATGAGTATGTTTTCAATGCAAATCAAGGGAATGGTAGTTTAACCGACCTTTCCCAAGAGGCGGATATTGCAAGAGGTTATCTTACATTGCGCGAGTTGAACGGGGTATTGTCTTTTTTTAATTTCTCGAACGGTAATTTTACGCTGACCCAACGCAATGTGATTACGGGAGCCGTAAAAGTCTCCGAGAATTTTTATAGCGACGTGCCCGAACGTGCCATTTTATGGGGTACCAATACAACGGATAAAGCCTTTATCGGGACCTATACCCCGGATGGCTCCCGAAATTTGGGGGTAAGGACCATTGACCTTGATACGGGTGGTACACAGGATATATTTTTGGAAAACGACATCCAAACCACATTTCAGCCTTTGTATAAAGACGAGAAACTGTTCGTCATCTATCAGAACGGATTGGGCAACTTTGAAATAAGTGTCATTGACACCGGTACCAACTCGGTCATAAAACAGTTATCATATCAAAATAGGGCGCCAAGTCTCGGCATTGATGATGCTGGCGATGTTATCGTGTTGACGAGCGATAACGGGAATGACACCCAATACGACATGTATGATATAAACACATTGGAGATTAAGGAGCAGAAAAATATTTCGTTGAACCAAATTTTCTCCGCCGGCCCCTTGGAAGGCAGGGTAGTGGATGATAAACTGTATTACTCCAACGCATATTCCCAACCATCCCCGATAATTTTTGGGCCTGCTTTGTTCGATTTTGATACCGATATTAAAACGGTTGTGGATATGATACGTATCGTGGACCAGATAGAAATGGAAATCGGGGAAAGGATAACCCTTATTTCCCAAGGTTATGATCCGGCGACCGATTTGTTTCTTATTGGTTACGGAATTTCAAATACTACAAATTTAAGAGACGGTGGAGTTCTTATGATTTCTACTGATGGTGAGCTGGTCAAGAGAATTGAAGTGCCGTTCATACCGACCTATTTTGTTAAGATGGACTAAACCAATCTTTTCGCCAGCCCGTTTGTCAATAAAAACTCTAACCGTAAGATGAGGTTGATGGGTTTTTCAACTTTGTTCAGGTTGGAAAAATAGAGATACCCTTCGGTTTTTGCTTTTAGTTCCCTCAATTCTATTTTACCTTGTTCGCCCTCATATGTAGTTAAGTATTCATCCAATACGCTTTTGTCAATATTTCGGTTTTTTAGAAAACCAATCAACTTTTTACGGTTTACAAAAGTAATTTTACATGAGGTAAATGTATTGGGCGCATCGGAATAAATACCCGTGACCAACGCATAAAAATCTGTTTTTTTGGCCGTATCAAAAAGCCATCCTTCCTTCACCTTTCCATTTTTTTGATAACATAGTTCAAAAGCAAAAGTAGGGAGGTCCTCGTTCACATAGTCCAATTGTGCCTTTTCGTCCAAATAATAGGATTGTTGGGTAGCACTGTTTTTAAAGATTACATCTATCCCTGCAAGTTGTTGTGCAATATCCGAAACCCGTTCAAAAGTATAATGGTTTAGGTTTTCCTTATAGTATGTGTCTAACAAAAGTGCCAGTTTTTGCTCTTTTTCCAAGTCTGATTTAAAACTGCTTTTATTGTCCACTAGGGTTTGGAATTGATTTTTTCAAAGAGTGATTTCCCGAGCCGCTCCACCACCCCGACTACTAGCGCATTACCCATAAAAAAGGCACGTTTGGTATCGCTTATCCCTTTGAGTTGGGTGTGGTTGTCCGGGAACATGTTAAGTCTTTCCAACTCGACCGGTGTTAATCGCCGTAGACCTTTTTTGGTCTGCACCACATGTTTGAACCTAGAGGGGCTTTTGCCCCCTTCACCTGTAATGATGGTACGCGAGGCGTTATCCAAAGCATCGGGAAAAACCATGCTACCTTCACTGTAGTTATAGGTAAATCCGTTTTTTGCCGTGCGTCTCTCTTTTTTTGCTCCCTTTAAGTACTCCCATTTGGGAAAATCGATATCAGAAATATAGAAATCATCGGTAACTTCACCGTTAAGGAGAATATCGCCCAAAACCGTTTTTTTGCCCTCATAATTTGGGCTTGTTTTTAGGGTATGTACTTTCCTGTCAATAAAAACACCTGTGTTTTCAAAGGGGGATAATTTTTTACCGGTGTTGAATTCCTTGGAAAGTTGCACAAGGTCTTGTTCAATAGTAAAAGATGCTATTTTCGTTGATGGGTTCGCTACTGGAAACGCGTTGGCAATGGTACCCGATAAAAGCATCCAGTCCAAGGCATCATCCTTTTTTATAGATTGATATGCTTGGGTAGATTTATGATAACCCAGGAAAAAAATACGCCTTCTACGTTGGGGCATCCCATAGTCGGCAGCATTTACAATTCGCCATTCCACGGCATAGCCGAGCTCGTCCATACTTTTGAGCATAATGGCAAAATCTCGCCCCCGCTGGTTTGATGGTGATTTGAGAAGACGGTCTACATTTTCTAAAAAGAGATATTTGGGAGGGTTCTTTTTTTGGGAAAGAATACGATGAATACTCCACCATAACACCCCTTTTTTACCAATGAGCCCTTTTGAATTTTGAAGGGTAGTAGCGACCGAATAATCCTGACAAGGAAAACCGCCTACCAAAACATCGGCATCCGGAATTTCTGAAGTTGGTACTTCGGAAATATCTTGATTGCTGTGGTTTTCATCTCCAAACCGGGCTTCGTATACCATTGATGCATGTTGGGTCTTTGTACTTGGCTCCCATTGGTTGCTCCAAACCACTTCGTAGTCCCCGCTTTTTTCAAGCCCCAAACGAAAACCGCCAACACCCGCAAATAGTTCTATGACCTTCAGTTTTTTCATAGCATGCTAAATTAATTAAATTTATTGGTCCTGCCGGTTTATCATCAATACCTAAAAGGATATTGTATTTTTACACAAAAGATAATCATATGAGTTTAAAGCATAGTTACCTTCTTTTACTGACATTTGCTCTTTTAGGCTGCGAAAATGGTAGTCCAAAAAAAGTGAATGTAGTACAAACCATAATAGAGCAGGTAAAAGCAGATTTTGCTCCCGATAAACGTGTTGCTGTTTTTTCTATTGATGTAGTGGAGAACGAAAAAGGGTATATTTTGAAAGGGGAAAGCGATATGCCCAAAGCGGTAACCTTTTTGAAGGACCGGCTCTTAGCCGAAAACATATCTTTCGTAGATAGCATTCAGCTTTTACCATCAGTTGATTTAGGGGATAAAACGAGCGGACTAATACGAATTTCAGTGGCAAATCTAAGAAGCAACCCAAAACATTCGGCAGAGTTGGCCACACAAGCTACGTTGGGGACACCTGTGAAAATATTGAAGAAAGTAGGGGATTGGTTTTATATACAAACCCCGGATAAGTATTTAGCTTGGGTAGACGCGGGCGGCATCACTCCCATGACGGCACGACAGATGAACGATTGGAAATCTGCCGATAAAATAATCTATACCAAAACCTATGGGCATTCGTATACCGGTCCCAATAATGATAATGTGGTATCGGATTTGGTCGCAGGAAATATTTTGTCGGTTTTAAAGTATGCCGATAAATTTTATATTGTGCAGTATCCAGATGGTCGGCAGGCCTATGTTGCCAAAGATGAATCCCAAGAATATGACGCATGGTTGAACAATTTGAACCCCAATCCTGATGCTTTGGTGGAAACCTCAAAAAAATTGATGGGCGTACCCTACTTGTGGGGCGGTACATCAACCAAGGGAATGGATTGTAGCGGATATACTAAGACCGTTTATTTTTTAAACGGGATGGTTATACCTAGGGATGCTTCACAACAAGTGCATGCAGGTAAACCAATTGATTCTACAAAGAATTTTGAAAACCTACAGCGGGGAGACCTACTCTTTTTTGGTAAAAAAGCCACAGATTCAACCAAAGAAAAAGTAGTTCATGTAGGTATGTGGATCGGTGATAATGAGTTTATACACGCATCTGAAATGGTACGTATAAGTAGCATGGACGAAAGTGCGACCAATTATGACGAATTCAACAAAAACAGGTATTTGCGTACCAAACGCATTTTAAAGGAAGATGACGATTTGCTCATCAACCTCGCTCGAACCGCTGTTTTTAAGGATTAGGTAATCAAGTAATAACTTATCTTATTACTCTATAAACTATTGTTATTCAAGACATAAATATACATTTCTCGTAAATGCACTCGATTTTTACGCTACATAAAAGTTCGCTAGAAAACACTTATAAACAGAACAGTATTACTGATTTTGAATTTATCCGAAAATCCGCTGTACTATTTCCGATTTTTTATCTCTACTGACAGTAACCTTGCGATTTCCTAAATGTAGAAGATTTCCCTCTACCGATTTGACCTTGGTGACGTTTACGATGTAGGATTTATGACAGCGCATGAATTTATCTTGCGGCAATATATCCTCAAGTTCCTTGAGGCTCATAAGCGTTACAAAGCCTTCCTCTGCGGTTATGATACGCACATATTCTTTTAGACCTTCCACAAACATGATGTCCCTGTGTAGTACTTTGATCAATTTTGAATCTGCTTTTATAGAAAGAAAACCTTCGTTTGCGTTCACGGTATTTTTACCGATGTGCGAAACTTCAAGATGATATTTTTTCAATTGCTCCTTTGCCTTATTGACTGCTTGCAGAAACCGTTCAAAGGAAAAAGGTTTTAGCAAATAATCGACTGCATCTAGTCCAAAAGCCTCCACGGCATGTTCCGAATAGGCCGTGGTGAATATGGTCACCGGTTTGTTCTTAAGGGTCTTCAATAAATTTATACCGCTTAACGTTGGCATTTGTATGTCTAGGAACAATAGGTCCGTTTTCCCTTGGTTCAAGATATCAATGGCAGCTAAGGGGCATTTTACCTTGTCCATTATTTCAAGGCCCGGAATTTGTTCAACATAATTCTCGAGTAGGTTCAGTGCTAAAAATTCATCGTCTACCAATAAGACTTTAATCACGCTCATAGATTTTCCAATTTTTGGATATTAAGTAAGACCTCGAATTCGTTTCCATTGTCCATAACGCTAAAAGTGTGCCTATTGGGATATTTAAGCCCCAATCTTTTTTTAATGTTCTCCAGCCCAACACCGCCTACGGTATCTTTTTGTACGTTGGCTTTGCTCGTTGAATTGATGGTGGTAAAACGAAGGCCATTATCCCGAACTTCTAGAATTATCTTCGCATAGGCCTCCGGATTAGTTGCAAAATCACCGTGTTTGATACAGTTCTCAACAATAGGGAGCAACATCATAGGCTCTATTTTTTGATTCGAGATGTCACCCAACACTTCAAATTCAATCGTTATAGGTTTCTCTTGCGTTGATCGGTAGAGTTCCAAATACTTTTTTATATGTCGTATCTCATCATTGATAAAAACCTTCTCTTTTTGACCTTCATAGATACTATATCGCAGTAAATCGGCTAGATTGAGTACCATTTTTGGTGCTTTGTCCGACTTGACAACGGTGAGCGAATAAATGTTGTTCAATGCGTTGAACAAAAAATGGGGGTTGATCTGTGCTTTTAAATACATTAATTGGGCCTCGTTATGCTCGTTTAACAACAACTGTGTTCGCTTATCCCGTTCAATACGATTTTCTAGAATGTGGAAAATCGTGCTCACCAGCATTGCAAGCATAAGTGTTACGCTTACGACACGGGCTTCCTTGTTTGCGGCACTACCGGGAATCAATGCGTAGTATTTCTCAAAATCGGGCACTACGAAATACATTTTAACACTAAAAAAAAAGATAAAGAAAATGATGGATGTCACGAAAAAGTACACATATTTTTTTTTCTCCAAATATTGGTTTACGGCCAAATGTCCATAGGCATAATAATGTAGTATCAAAATGGGTGCCATGGCCAACGTATGGCGAAGGGCATACCAAAAATCAAGGTTGTTCGCCTTAAGTACCGTTGACATGGTAAAGTAAACTGTCCATAAAAGAAAATGCAGGAGTATACGGTTCATCTTAAAAATTTCTACAGGGAAAATACTTATTTTAACTTCGACACTCAAGGTCTTTCAACAAAGGGCTCGAATACTTCAACTAATAGTCATAAACCATCAAGAATCTGTAGATGGTTTGTGGTTTTCATATTATACTTAGATTTTGGCAACTGGTTAGAAATTATGCGCCATAGGTTGAAAAGGTTTTCGAATGCGCTTAAAAGTACACAGATTTGCTTCATAAACCTTTAAATCTTTTAATATGAAAACTTTTAGATTAAGTCCGATTCTTTTAGGAATAGCGGTTACGGTGTTCTTCTCGTGCGACAGGGAAGAGAACAATTTTGGTGACGCGGTACAGGTAACCGAAGAAGAAGCGTTGGAACTCGTACAGACTTCCCTGACGTCCGATGCTTATGGAATGAACGTTCAGGCAGAAGATGCTTTGGCCTTGAACAATGGGGACACCTCAAAGATCAAGTACGAGTGTGGTGTCCTTAACTCAAAATCCATGGAACGCAGTAGTGCCATTAATGCCCCCGTTAGCTTTACGCACTCCATAGAATATCTATTTACATTAGTATGCGAAGAAGGGCAATCAAAGGCGTTCGCTATTGAATTTGATGGTAACGGCACTTACAGTTCGCCAAGGTTACAGTCCGATGACACGATAAGCTACCAAGCGGTTTTGGGCAACATCGTTTCCTCCGAAGGTCCGTATGTGTATAATAGTTCTTTTGTGCGTGAAGGCACACAAACTACTCGTATCGCTAGTAGAACAAAGAATTTCGACAGCACACTTTCAATAGAAAGTAATGCCGTAGCCATAGATAAGGACACTAGGGAACTATTAGGAGGGTCCGCTACCTTCTCATTGCAAGGAACTTTGGGTAGTGGGGAAACCTTTAGCTATGCCGGGACCATTACCTTCAAAGGGAACGGTGCGGCAACTATCAATATCAATGGAAACACCTATAACGTTCAGATATAATAGGTTTCTTCTTCTTTAGACTGTTCAGATAAAAATATTGGGCTCGGCCGTGCGATTAGCGTTCGGCCGGACCTCAATATGGTTTGGGGCAGCATATTGTTTCATCTAAATATATTGTGATTATGAAAAATTTGATTTTTACCATCACCGTACCCCTGTTCTTTTTTCTTTTTACACCGGAAAGTGAGGCACAAGTCGTTCGCAGGCACAGAGCACGAGTAGTGATGGGCAAACCAACGGTAAAAGTAGCAGG from Costertonia aggregata harbors:
- the dcm gene encoding DNA (cytosine-5-)-methyltransferase, which encodes MKKLKVIELFAGVGGFRLGLEKSGDYEVVWSNQWEPSTKTQHASMVYEARFGDENHSNQDISEVPTSEIPDADVLVGGFPCQDYSVATTLQNSKGLIGKKGVLWWSIHRILSQKKNPPKYLFLENVDRLLKSPSNQRGRDFAIMLKSMDELGYAVEWRIVNAADYGMPQRRRRIFFLGYHKSTQAYQSIKKDDALDWMLLSGTIANAFPVANPSTKIASFTIEQDLVQLSKEFNTGKKLSPFENTGVFIDRKVHTLKTSPNYEGKKTVLGDILLNGEVTDDFYISDIDFPKWEYLKGAKKERRTAKNGFTYNYSEGSMVFPDALDNASRTIITGEGGKSPSRFKHVVQTKKGLRRLTPVELERLNMFPDNHTQLKGISDTKRAFFMGNALVVGVVERLGKSLFEKINSKP
- a CDS encoding sensor histidine kinase; amino-acid sequence: MNRILLHFLLWTVYFTMSTVLKANNLDFWYALRHTLAMAPILILHYYAYGHLAVNQYLEKKKYVYFFVTSIIFFIFFFSVKMYFVVPDFEKYYALIPGSAANKEARVVSVTLMLAMLVSTIFHILENRIERDKRTQLLLNEHNEAQLMYLKAQINPHFLFNALNNIYSLTVVKSDKAPKMVLNLADLLRYSIYEGQKEKVFINDEIRHIKKYLELYRSTQEKPITIEFEVLGDISNQKIEPMMLLPIVENCIKHGDFATNPEAYAKIILEVRDNGLRFTTINSTSKANVQKDTVGGVGLENIKKRLGLKYPNRHTFSVMDNGNEFEVLLNIQKLENL
- a CDS encoding LytR/AlgR family response regulator transcription factor; its protein translation is MSVIKVLLVDDEFLALNLLENYVEQIPGLEIMDKVKCPLAAIDILNQGKTDLLFLDIQMPTLSGINLLKTLKNKPVTIFTTAYSEHAVEAFGLDAVDYLLKPFSFERFLQAVNKAKEQLKKYHLEVSHIGKNTVNANEGFLSIKADSKLIKVLHRDIMFVEGLKEYVRIITAEEGFVTLMSLKELEDILPQDKFMRCHKSYIVNVTKVKSVEGNLLHLGNRKVTVSRDKKSEIVQRIFG
- a CDS encoding C40 family peptidase; this translates as MSLKHSYLLLLTFALLGCENGSPKKVNVVQTIIEQVKADFAPDKRVAVFSIDVVENEKGYILKGESDMPKAVTFLKDRLLAENISFVDSIQLLPSVDLGDKTSGLIRISVANLRSNPKHSAELATQATLGTPVKILKKVGDWFYIQTPDKYLAWVDAGGITPMTARQMNDWKSADKIIYTKTYGHSYTGPNNDNVVSDLVAGNILSVLKYADKFYIVQYPDGRQAYVAKDESQEYDAWLNNLNPNPDALVETSKKLMGVPYLWGGTSTKGMDCSGYTKTVYFLNGMVIPRDASQQVHAGKPIDSTKNFENLQRGDLLFFGKKATDSTKEKVVHVGMWIGDNEFIHASEMVRISSMDESATNYDEFNKNRYLRTKRILKEDDDLLINLARTAVFKD